A single region of the Raphanus sativus cultivar WK10039 chromosome 1, ASM80110v3, whole genome shotgun sequence genome encodes:
- the LOC108806902 gene encoding LOW QUALITY PROTEIN: cell division cycle 5-like protein (The sequence of the model RefSeq protein was modified relative to this genomic sequence to represent the inferred CDS: inserted 1 base in 1 codon) produces MRIMIKGGVWKNTEDEILKAAVMKYGKNQWARISSLLVRKSAKQCKARWYEWLDPSIKKTEWTREEDEKLLHLAKLLPTQWRTIAPIVGRTPSQCLERYEKLLDAACTKDENYEAADDPRKLRPGEIDPNPESKPARPDPVDMDEDEKEMLSEARARLANTRGKKAKRKAREKQLEEARRLASLQKRRELKAAGIGNSHRKRKRKGIDYNAEIPFEKRAPXGFYDTADEDRPADQVKFPTTIEDLEGKRRADVEAQLRRQDVARNKIAERRDAPAAILQANKLNDPEAVRKRSKLMLPPPQISDHELEEIAKMGYASDLLAENEELTEGSAATRALLANYSQTPRQGTTPMRTPQRTPSGKGDAIMMEAENLARLRDSQTPLLGGDNPELHPSDFTGVTPRKKEIQTPNPMLTPSMTPGGAGLTPRIGGASLTPRIGGTPSREGSSFAMTPRGTPFRDELHINEDMDMHESAKLERQRREEARMSLRSGLTGLPQPKNEYHIVAQPPPEESEEPEEKIEEDMSDKIAREKAEEEARYQALLRKRSKVLQRDLPRPPAASLELIRNSLLSANRDKSSVVPPSSVDVADEMVREELLQLLEHDNAKYPLDEKAEKKKGAKNRANSSGSQVPAIEDFEENELLEADKMIKEEAQFLCAAMGNESKTFDEFVVAHDDCVKDIMYFPTRNAYGPSSVAVKAEKVAALQVEMENAKKKMEEDEKKAEHMKAKYKTYTKGHEKRAETVWSQIEASLKQIEIGGTEVECFKALKRQEEMAASFRKKNLEEEVIKQKETERKLQARYGELLSTLEKAEELMVGFRAQALKQADVVEDSHEPKEAKLATGEEVDVAISMDASA; encoded by the exons ATGAGGATTATGATCAAAGGAGGTGTGTGGAAGAACACCGAAGATGAGATCCTCAAAGCCGCCGTCATGAAGTACGGCAAGAACCAATGGGCTCGGATCTCCTCCCTTCTTGTTCGCAAGTCTGCCAAACAGTGTAAAGCTCGCTGGTACGAGTGGCTCGATCCTTCTATCAAAAAG ACTGAATGGAccagagaagaagatgagaagCTTCTCCATCTCGCGAAGCTTCTACCTACTCAGTGGAGAACCATCGCTCCCATTGTGGGACGAACACCGTCTCAGTGCCTCGAGAGGTACGAGAAGCTTCTCGATGCAGCTTGCACTAAGGACGAGAATTACGAAGCAGCGGACGATCCACGGAAGCTGCGTCCCGGCGAGATTGATCCCAATCCGGAGTCGAAGCCTGCTCGTCCTGATCCTGTGGACATGGACGAAGACGAAAAGGAGATGCTTTCGGAAGCGAGGGCGAGGCTGGCTAACACTAGGGGAAAGAAGGCGAAGAGGAAAGCTAGAGAGAAGCAGCTGGAGGAAGCTAGAAGGCTTGCGTCTCTGCAGAAGAGGAGAGAGTTGAAAGCTGCTGGGATTGGTAACAGCCATAGGAAAAGGAAGCGAAAGGGGATTGATTATAACGCGGAGATTCCTTTTGAGAAGAGGGCGC GCGGGTTTTATGACACTGCGGATGAAGATCGTCCTGCTGACCAAGTGAAGTTTCCGACCACCATTGAGGATCTTGAAGGGAAGAGAAGGGCTGATGTGGAAGCGCAGTTACGCAGGCAAGATGTTGCGAGGAACAAGATTGCTGAGAGAAGGGATGCTCCGGCGGCTATATTGCAAGCGAACAAGCTGAATGATCCGGAAGCTGTTAGGAAGAGGTCAAAGCTAATGTTACCACCACCGCAGATTTCAGACCACGAGCTTGAGGAGATTGCGAAGATGGGGTATGCTAGTGACCTTCTTGCGGAAAATGAGGAGCTGACTGAAGGCAGTGCTGCTACTCGTGCGCTTTTGGCGAATTACTCGCAAACACCAAGGCAAGGAACGACACCCATGAGGACGCCTCAAAGAACTCCTTCTGGTAAAGGTGATGCTATTATGATGGAAGCTGAGAATCTGGCTAGGTTGAGAGACTCTCAGACACCTTTGCTAGGAGGAGATAATCCTGAGTTGCACCCTTCTGACTTTACTGGGGTCACTCCGAGGAAGAAAGAGATTCAAACGCCTAATCCAATGTTGACCCCATCGATGACGCCCGGTGGTGCTGGCCTTACTCCCAGAATTGGTGGTGCTAGTCTTACTCCCAGAATTGGTGGGACGCCATCAAGGGAGGGTTCTTCTTTTGCTATGACACCCAGAGGTACTCCCTTCAGGGATGAACTTCACATAAATGAAGATATGGACATGCACGAAAGTGCAAAACTTGAGAGGCAGAGACGAGAGGAAGCTAGGATGAGCTTACGCTCTGGTCTGACTGGGCTTCCTCAGCCAAAGAATGAATACCATATAGTTGCACAACCTCCTCCGGAAGAAAGTGAAGAGCCAGAAGAGAAAATTGAGGAAGACATGTCAGACAAGATAGCTAGGGAAAAGGCTGAGGAGGAAGCAAGATACCAAGCCCTCCTTAGGAAAAGGTCCAAGGTTTTGCAGAGAGACCTTCCTAGACCTCCAGCAGCTTCGTTGGAACTAATTAGGAATTCTTTGCTTTCAGCGAACCGAGATAAAAGTTCTGTTGTTCCTCCTAGTTCAGTTGATGTTGCAGATGAAATGGTAAGAGAGGAGCTTCTACAGTTGCTGGAGCATGATAATGCAAAGTATCCTCTTGATGAGAAAGCTGAGAAAAAGAAAGGAGCCAAGAACCGTGCTAACAGTTCTGGCTCTCAAGTTCCTGCAATTGAAGACTTTGAGGAAAATGAACTCCTAGAG GCTGACAAAATGATTAAGGAGGAGGCACAATTTCTTTGCGCGGCAATGGGAAACGAGAGCAAGACATTTGACGAGTTCGTAGTAGCTCACGACGATTGCGTAAAGGATATCATGTACTTCCCCACTCGAAATGCCTACGGACCCTCAAGTGTTGCCGTGAAGGCAGAGAAAGTTGCAGCGTTGCAAGTGGAGATGGAGAATGCGAAGAAAAAGATGGAGGAAGATGAGAAGAAGGCAGAACACATGAAGGCTAAGTATAAAACTTATACAAAGGGTCATGAG AAAAGGGCAGAGACTGTGTGGAGCCAAATAGAGGCGAGTCTAAAGCAGATTGAGATTGGTGGAACAGAAGTGGAGTGCTTTAAAGCATTGAAGAGGCAAGAAGAGATGGCTGCGtctttcaggaagaagaatctGGAGGAAGAAGTGATAAAGCAAAAGGAGACGGAGCGGAAACTGCAAGCACGCTATGGGGAGCTGTTGTCAACGCTTGAAAAAGCAGAGGAGTTAATGGTCGGATTCCGAGCACAAGCACTGAAACAGGCGGATGTCGTTGAGGATTCTCACGAACCAAAAGAAGCTAAACTAGCCACTGGAGAGGAAGTGGACGTAGCCATTTCCATGGACGCTTCTGCGTAA
- the LOC108815771 gene encoding U2 small nuclear ribonucleoprotein A'-like codes for MSSSSLCEEQQRARRSSETLMVKLTADLIWNSPHFFNAIKERELELRGNKIPVIENLGATEDQFDTIDLSDNEIVKLENFPLLNRLGTLIINNNRITRINPNLGEFLPKLHTLVLTNNRLVNLVEIDPLASIPKLQYLSLLDNNITKKPNYRLYVIHKLKSLRVLDFIKVKAKERAEAAALFSSKEAEEEVKKVSREEVKKMPDATEDSETPKVVAPTQEQILAIKAAIINSQTIEEIARLEQALKFGQVPAGLIVPDPVHSNVATKDGKPTSGGDPMEE; via the exons ATGAGTTCTTCGTCACTATGCGAAGAGCAGCAGAGAGCGAGAAGAAGCAGTGAAACCCTAATGGTGAAGCTCACGGCTGATTTGATCTGGAATAGTCCTCATTTCTTCAATGCCATTAAGGAGAGAGAGTTGGAGCTACGAG GCAACAAGATCCCCGTGATCGAGAACTTGGGTGCTACTGAG GACCAGTTCGATACGATTGATCTATCTGATAATGAGATAGTTAAGCTAGAAAACTTTCCCCTCCTCAACCGCTTGGGAACTTTGATCATTAATAACAATCGGATCACCCGGATAAATCCTAATCTTGGAG AGTTCCTGCCTAAGCTGCACACTTTGGTTCTTACAAATAACAGGCTTGTGAATTTGGTTGAAATTGATCCCCTTGCCTCCATTCCAAAGCTTCAGTACCTTAGTTTGCTGGATAATAATATCACCAAAAAGCCGAATTATCGCCTTTATGTGATTCACAAGCTAAAATCACTACGAGTACTTGATTTCATCAAAGTCAAAGCCAAG GAGAGAGCTGAAGCTGCGGCTTTGTTTTCATCTAAGGAAGCAGAAGAGGAGGTTAAGAAGGTATCTAGGGAGGAGGTTAAAAAAATGCCAGATGCTACGGAAGATTCAGAGACTCCAAAAGTGGTGGCCCCAACACAAGAGCAGATTTTAGCTATCAAG GCTGCAATTATCAACTCCCAGACGATAGAAGAAATTGCCAGACTCGAACAGGCTTTGAAGTTCGGCCAGGTTCCTGCAGGCCTGATAGTTCCTGATCCTGTTCATTCCAACGTTGCCACAAAAGACGGGAAGCCTACATCTGGTGGTGATCCCATGGAG GAATAG